One Phaseolus vulgaris cultivar G19833 chromosome 2, P. vulgaris v2.0, whole genome shotgun sequence DNA window includes the following coding sequences:
- the LOC137810911 gene encoding uncharacterized protein isoform X2: MATTRILLRNSRPIQFPPPPPPSSHSLYIKCVRLHCRASLNGDLNRAPAKGERKPPVTMKATMATTDHITTSQPLLQQGLPDFAAFFASILTAILLLFRAIVKRTKPSNLQPQMQIEKAIVDCRFFTLFAVAGSLLGSVLCFVEGCLLVMESYAHYFHMLSQSLDQTHLMHLLIEAIDAFLVGTALLIFGVGMYVLFVRSNTTSKETEAPLCGSNLLMKSPPGWLGMQSIGEAKLKIGHAMMMILQVGVLEKFKDIPLVTGFDLACFAASVLTSSACFFLLSRLRH; the protein is encoded by the exons ATGGCAACCACTAGAATATTGCTGCGTAACTCTAGGCCAATTCaatttcctcctcctcctcctccttcttctcattctttgtACATCAAATGTGTACGGCTCCATTGCAGGGCAAGTTTGAATGGAGATCTTAACAGGGCTCCTGCTAAAGGAGAAAGGAAACCACCAGTAACCATGAAAGCAACCATGGCTACCACCGACCACATAACCACATCACAACCATTGCTTCAACAAGGACTCCCAGATTTTGCTGCTTTCTTCGCTAGTATTCTTACTGCCATTCTGCTTCTTTTTCGCGCTATTGTCAAAAGGACAAAACCAAGCAATTTACAACCGCAGATGCAAATTGAAAag GCAATAGTCGATTGCAGATTCTTTACTTTGTTCGCTGTTGCAGGATCTTTACTTGGATCGGTACTGTGTTTTGTtgag GGCTGCCTTCTTGTTATGGAGTCATACGCGCATTATTTCCATATGTTATCTCAAAGTTTGGATCAAACACATCTGATGCATCTACTCATTGAAGCCATAG ACGCGTTTCTGGTGGGAACTGCATTGCTGATATTTGGGGTGGGAATGTACGTCCTGTTTGTGAGATCAAACACAACTAGTAAAGAAACAGAAGCACCTCTTTGTGGATCAAACTTGCTTAtgaag TCACCCCCTGGGTGGTTAGGGATGCAATCAATTGGGGAGGCAAAGTTGAAGATTGGGCATGCAATGATGATGATTCTCCAAGTTGGAGTGTTAGAGAAGTTCAAGGACATTCCCTTAGTTACAGGATTTGATCTTGCTTGCTTTGCTGCTTCAGTTCTCACTTCCTCAGCATGCTTTTTTCTCCTCTCTAGACTTCGCCATTGA
- the LOC137810911 gene encoding uncharacterized protein isoform X1, with amino-acid sequence MATTRILLRNSRPIQFPPPPPPSSHSLYIKCVRLHCRASLNGDLNRAPAKGERKPPVTMKATMATTDHITTSQPLLQQGLPDFAAFFASILTAILLLFRAIVKRTKPSNLQPQMQIEKAIVDCRFFTLFAVAGSLLGSVLCFVEGCLLVMESYAHYFHMLSQSLDQTHLMHLLIEAIDAFLVGTALLIFGVGMYVLFVRSNTTSKETEAPLCGSNLLMKFQSPPGWLGMQSIGEAKLKIGHAMMMILQVGVLEKFKDIPLVTGFDLACFAASVLTSSACFFLLSRLRH; translated from the exons ATGGCAACCACTAGAATATTGCTGCGTAACTCTAGGCCAATTCaatttcctcctcctcctcctccttcttctcattctttgtACATCAAATGTGTACGGCTCCATTGCAGGGCAAGTTTGAATGGAGATCTTAACAGGGCTCCTGCTAAAGGAGAAAGGAAACCACCAGTAACCATGAAAGCAACCATGGCTACCACCGACCACATAACCACATCACAACCATTGCTTCAACAAGGACTCCCAGATTTTGCTGCTTTCTTCGCTAGTATTCTTACTGCCATTCTGCTTCTTTTTCGCGCTATTGTCAAAAGGACAAAACCAAGCAATTTACAACCGCAGATGCAAATTGAAAag GCAATAGTCGATTGCAGATTCTTTACTTTGTTCGCTGTTGCAGGATCTTTACTTGGATCGGTACTGTGTTTTGTtgag GGCTGCCTTCTTGTTATGGAGTCATACGCGCATTATTTCCATATGTTATCTCAAAGTTTGGATCAAACACATCTGATGCATCTACTCATTGAAGCCATAG ACGCGTTTCTGGTGGGAACTGCATTGCTGATATTTGGGGTGGGAATGTACGTCCTGTTTGTGAGATCAAACACAACTAGTAAAGAAACAGAAGCACCTCTTTGTGGATCAAACTTGCTTAtgaag TTTCAGTCACCCCCTGGGTGGTTAGGGATGCAATCAATTGGGGAGGCAAAGTTGAAGATTGGGCATGCAATGATGATGATTCTCCAAGTTGGAGTGTTAGAGAAGTTCAAGGACATTCCCTTAGTTACAGGATTTGATCTTGCTTGCTTTGCTGCTTCAGTTCTCACTTCCTCAGCATGCTTTTTTCTCCTCTCTAGACTTCGCCATTGA